In Silene latifolia isolate original U9 population chromosome X, ASM4854445v1, whole genome shotgun sequence, the following proteins share a genomic window:
- the LOC141623911 gene encoding vacuolar fusion protein MON1 homolog yields MSSDDDSPSPDAAATADVNPNLSSLSITPNHQHQTPPQSDVVDEATALRDQTSIEETDHESVPSRALNYPASPTSSGYAAERGSSSSPASTAGEIEQEDGDVDDDDDDDDDDNDNDNGIVNGGVDSGSHSWTPGKRHQHEDDASLSWRKRKKHFFVLSHSGKPIYSRYGDEHKLAGFSATLQAIISFVENGGDRVKLVRAGNHQVVFLVKGPIYLVCISCTEEPYDSLRGQLELLYGQMILILTKSVNRCFEKNPKFDMTPLLGGTDAVFSSLIHSFSWNPATFLHAYTCLPLAYPTRQAAGAILQDVADSGVLFAIFMCKHKVVSLVGAQKASLHPEDMLLLSNFVMSSESFKTSESFSPICLPRYNPMAFLYAYVHYLDVNTYLMLLTTSSDAFYHLKECRINIEAVFLKSNVLSEVQRSMLDGGLHVEDLPVDLSSRAGSASPHLGQHSPVRIREACAGIGGPCGLWHFVYRSIYLDQYVSSEFSSPINTPPQQKRLYRAYQKIYSSMHDKGFGPHRTQFRRDENYVLLCWVTQDFELYAAFDPLADKALAIKTCNRVCQWVKDVENEIFLLGGSPFSW; encoded by the exons ATGTCCTCCGATGATGACTCACCTTCACCAGACGCCGCAGCCACCGCCgatgtaaaccctaatttgtcttCTCTCTCCATAACCCCCAATCATcaacaccaaacaccaccacAATCTGATGTTGTTGATGAAGCTACCGCATTGCGGGATCAAACTTCAATTGAGGAGACTGATCATGAATCGGTACCGAGTAGGGCGTTGAATTATCCTGCGAGTCCTACTAGTAGCGGATACGCTGCCGAGAGAGGTAGCAGTAGTAGTCCTGCTAGTACCGCTGGTGAGATTGAACAAGAAGAcggcgatgttgatgatgatgatgatgatgatgatgatgataatgataatgataatggcATTGTTAATGGCGGTGTTGATTCGGGATCACACTCTTGGACACCTGGTAAAAGACATCAACATGAG GATGATGCTTCGCTTTCGTGGAGGAAGAGGAAAAAACACTTTTTTGTTCTTAGTCATTCTGGCAAACCTATTTATTCCAG GTATGGGGATGAACATAAGCTGGCTGGCTTTTCCGCAACTTTGCAGGCTATCATTTCCTTTGTTGAAAATGG GGGTGATCGTGTTAAGTTGGTTCGCGCTGGAAACCACCAG GTAGTTTTTCTTGTTAAGGGACCTATCTATTTGGTCTGTATTAGCTGTACAGAGGAGCCATATGATTCTTTGAGGGGGCAATTGGAGCTACTTTATGGTCAG ATGATTCTTATTTTGACAAAGTCAGTGAATAGATGTTTTGAGAAGAATCCAAAGTTTGATATGACGCCTTTGCTTGGTGGAACAGATGCTGTTTTCTCATCTCTCATCCATTCTTTCAGTTG GAACCCTGCTACTTTTCTTCATGCCTACACTTGCCTACCTCTAGCTTATCCTACACGGCAAGCTGCAGGTGCTATCTTGCAAGATGTTGCTGATTCAGGGGTCTTATTTGCAATATTTATGTGCAAACACAAG GTCGTTAGCCTCGTTGGAGCACAGAAGGCATCTCTTCATCCAGAGGATATGCTGCTTTTGTCGAACTTTGTGATGTCATCCGAATCATTTAA GACATCAGAGTCTTTCTCTCCAATTTGCCTGCCAAGATATAATCCCATGGCCTTTCTATATGCATATGTCCATTATTTGGAT GTCAATACATACTTGATGTTGCTTACCACCAGTTCTGACGCCTTTTATCATCTTAAAGAATGCAG GATTAATATTGAAGCTGTTTTTCTAAAATCGAATGTACTTAGCGAAGTTCAAAGGTCTATGCTAGATGGTGGTTTGCATGTTGAGGATTTACCTGTGGATCTATCTTCTCGTGCTGGTTCTGCTTCTCCTCATTTAGGTCAACATTCTCCGGTGAGAATCAGGGAAGCATGTGCTGGAATTGGTGGTCCTTGTGGTCTCTGGCATTTCGTTTATCGCAGTATTTATTTGGATCAGTATGTATCTTCTGAGTTCTCATCTCCAATCAATACGCCACCTCAGCAGAAAAG ATTGTATAGGGCATACCAGAAAATCTATTCTTCAATGCATGATAAGGGGTTTGGGCCTCATAGGACACAATTTAGAAGAGATGAAAATTATG TCTTACTTTGCTGGGTCACTCAAGATTTTGAACTATATGCGGCATTTGACCCGCTTGCCGACAAG GCCTTGGCAATTAAGACTTGCAATCGCGTGTGCCAGTGGGTAAAAGATGTGGAGAACGAGATTTTCTTGTTGGGTGGAAGTCCTTTCTCTTGGTAA